A window of the Salmo trutta chromosome 25, fSalTru1.1, whole genome shotgun sequence genome harbors these coding sequences:
- the hivep2b gene encoding transcription factor HIVEP2 isoform X1 — MESLETTAEVKRSKEALDKTVPQRKSAAPEPTTAQTKIPPSADSEGEGWHLCPEPEEDQSRTTCCSTDMSDSGKLRQLEGKSLRQLQDQPCSHPHYNVLTSYPPQERQTLPFARQKTADHLLSALPLVSCEGPSPQRSSASLPVSLQHCSQSGIEELSKEVCSKMEQKQQQRPGKYVCDYCGRACAKPSVLKKHIRSHTGERPYPCVPCGFSFKTNSNLYKHRKSHAHSVKAGTVPFSELGSYNANMEDRGSLEGEVEFYSDAEQSSDTDEDDSSLLDTVSVEEPDSTTAVKVLNLIAQKQGVTLASTLSEDGSPRLLEINAAQAPAVSQVSRAIQSSAIKQRLALRLSEKRSSDTDTSLSLPSQGSKGSTDSGYFSRSESAEHQTGGPPNTNTKSYQEIMFGKCYKPNPKQQAITVVTCRTDLMSNCKTSERGVSRVFTQEKESMVESIRINTHSFTREDIKEAQLELSDSGQLVRSNSMPTSSVACQDMSQGLRGSHSFDERASPGGIRRLTRQAAFEHSAHDGPPDHYGNISDISNLGVEMESFTIQQKQAMEYATRKRRKENCVAEEEDVGGQYHTDYDHSEEMRDYDSKQTSQGALTTTSSVKGHAQSVHTQDRTQCDKLEREMWEKREREERRSVGNVISVIQHTNSLTRSLSEQSDSYNYQRQDKASSMDVVEQTETREMHKRTEIFVHQLSDSRLLDKSYQMTPKLVRQSNIPVPEIRVTVEPDSPEKKKAAEVKQVKVKEPDRHIEEFQWPQRSETLSQFPPEKLPPKKKRLRLADLEHSSGESSFESACTSLSRSPSQDSNLSYCSSFSFDREEKEREVIPKPASPAARQDEFGKALEFLAVPGSGHSLSVLNQRQQHEMRRTSSEQAPCHSQCRELPEVRSVSFDYGSLSPTAKVRHAELSASYSEPRRGNLVRQESLNVNLEFAHPVLPLNILPQYLSSALSFSATALHSQSLPMFAPQPSHSGLLVPVRIQTHVPSYGSITYTTVSQIVDDPFKSVNSTRTSFLTSHFANLATNLDTSNLLLGHPRGLLTSPVQVQVLDLPPAKLKTGIPLSLTSRTISTTNCGSSGGSNKRMLSPASSLDLFMEVKQQKRVKEEKMYGEIVEELGAVELGNYNVTEENKQSLKSEFQSDTNQGASLSGFPSKSSLSPSSSLHSHNEPASGSFISPQQQGSESPDSPMDNSPTEASLHPHALLSLKDFNESGMDSKAQMEVLVQLVKGQGILISDGENTKRISQFPSLRTMTAVSWCYLNYTKPNSTHSSSPLSSVYATWCISSHNPNPPNLNTSATLALLRSKQTTNTWVYTMAAMYQPGTGKLVSSSLLWRQQLGLLQSKPELKELEGSSYGRKVKDASCRVKAGKEDWKEREVSSKQTAAPTPTPTPTPTPTPTRIKIFEGGFKSNEDYVYVRGRGRGKYICEECGIRCKKPSMLKKHIRTHTDVRPYVCRVCNFAFKTKGNLTKHMKSKAHMKKCLELGVSVTVDDTETLESDDIQQDLKTGVLSAAKHQFSDADDSDGMDEEIDDIDEDDDDDDDYDCDSTPKILSRSTSPQPCGVASLSVTATAVIQGASSDVHGCPLSTFHPLPSCLSTYTLPSVDIHPHPHPTSTLPGIDVHPHPGPPSTVRRTGPDRRTVLASSLDKEDCSLAMLSPDQGCLFFDPYPTCLLSPGWESPLREPPNSRLGYPSPRRDLSSRGRSSPRWDTSPLRPSSPNLTPIQHLFPACMERPLSPGGVDLAGRRQRVVLRAVSPRRGGSQHRDSGDKTRQQAKAEVVQQGGAIEMDMDQRRSVPPCLPGSTCSSCPRQNLFSHLPLHSQQQAGTLLPMVPIGGIQVLRSLPSCSSDRTHLSALSPQETELHQDSTKEGSVRLAALGAEDSGAQQQGRERGMEREREMERGVERETGMERERLSPLQTPWDSEEENPPVSVLTFRNPKQEEVLQTCTKAIASLRITSEEHL, encoded by the exons ATGGAGTCACTAGAAACTACTGCAGAGGTGAAACGCTCTAAAGAGGCTCTGGATAAGACAGTTCCCCAGAGAAAGTCAGCAGCACCAGAACCTACGACTGCCCAAACTAAAATACCCCCTTCGGCTGATTCGGAAGGGGAGGGGTGGCATCTATGCCCAGAACCTGAGGAGGACCAGAGTAGAACCACATGTTGTTCAACAGATATGTCTGACTCAGGGAAACTAAGACAATTAGAAGGGAAATCACTACGCCAATTACAGGATCAACCCTGCAGTCATCCTCATTACAACGTATTAACCTCATATCCAccacaggagagacagacacttCCCTTTGCTAGACAGAAAACAGCAGATCACTTGCTTTCTGCACTGCCACTTGTCAGCTGTGAAGGGCCCTCTCCTCAGAGGAGCTCCGCCAGTTTACCCGTGTCTCTCCAACACTGTTCCCAGTCAGGAATAGAGGAACTATCCAAGGAGGTGTGTAGTAAGATGGAGCAGAAGCAGCAGCAGAGACCTGGAAAGTATGTTTGTGATTATTGTGGGAGGGCATGTGCCAAACCCAGCGTACTTAAGAAGCATATTCGCTCACATACTGGGGAGAGACCCTACCCATGCGTGCCCTGTGGTTTCTCCTTCAAAACCAACAGCAATTTATACAAACACAGAAAATCTCATGCTCACTCGGTCAAAGCTGGTACAGTGCCATTTTCAGAACTGGGTTCTTACAATGCCAACATGGAGGACCGGGGATCTTTAGAAGGAGAAGTAGAGTTCTACTCTGATGCTGAGCAGAGCTCGGACACGGACGAAGACGATTCATCGCTCTTGGACACTGTTTCAGTGGAGGAACCAGATAGCACCACTGCTGTTAAAGTACTGAATCTCATTGCCCAGAAACAGGGAGTTACATTAGCATCAACATTATCTGAGGATGGTTCACCCAGGCTCTTGGAGATCAATGCTGCTCAAGCTCCAGCTGTTTCTCAGGTCAGCCGTGCAATCCAATCTAGCGCCATCAAGCAGAGGCTGGCACTACGGCTCTCAGAGAAAAGGAGCAGTGACACTGACACATCTCTCTCCCTGCCTAGCCAGGGAAGCAAAGGCAGCACAGACTCAGGCTACTTCTCACGCTCTGAGAGTGCTGAACACCAAACAGGTGGTCCTCCCAACACAAACACCAAGTCCTATCAAGAGATAATGTTTGGAAAGTGTTACAAGCCGAACCCGAAACAACAGGCCATAACTGTTGTGACTTGCAGGACAGACTTAATGAGTAATTGTAAGACTTCGGAGCGAGGTGTTTCCCGCGTATTCACACAAGAAAAGGAATCAATGGTTGAATCGATCAGAATAAACACACATTCATTTACAAGGGAGGACATTAAGGAGGCTCAACTAGAGCTCTCTGATTCTGGACAGCTGGTCCGGAGCAACTCGATGCCCACGTCCTCGGTGGCATGTCAGGACATGTCACAAGGCCTGCGAGGCAGCCACTCCTTTGATGAAAGGGCGTCCCCTGGAGGCATTAGGAGACTTACGAGACAGGCTGCCTTTGAACACTCTGCACACGATGGACCTCCTGACCACTACGGAAACATCTCTGATATTTCCAACCTTGGAGTGGAGATGGAAAGTTTCACCATCCAACAAAAGCAAGCGATGGAATATGCGACGAGGAAACGGCGGAAAGAAAACTGTGTTGCGGAGGAGGAGGATGTAGGAGGCCAGTATCACACAGACTATGACCACTCTGAAGAGATGAGGGACTATGATTCAAAGCAAACCTCTCAAGGTGCTCTAACCACTACATCCTCAGTGAAAGGACATGCCCAAAGCGTGCACACACAGGATAGAACACAATGTGATAAACTGGAAAGGGAAAtgtgggaaaagagagagagagaagagagaagatcTGTAGGTAACGTCATCTCTGTGATTCAACACACTAACTCCCTTACCAGGTCTCTCTCTGAACAGTCAGATTCTTACAACTACCAGAGACAGGATAAGGCTTCCTCAATGGATGTGGTGGAGCAAACCGAAACTAGAGAGATGCATAAAAGGACTGAGATCTTTGTACATCAGTTGAGTGACAGTAGATTATTAGATAAGTCGTATCAAATGACACCTAAGCTAGTCCGTCAGTCCAACATACCGGTTCCAGAGATCAGGGTGACTGTAGAACCAGACAGTCCAGAGAAAAAGAAAGCAGCTGAGGTGAAACAGGTGAAGGTGAAGGAGCCTGATAGACATATAGAGGAGTTCCAATGGCCTCAGAGGAGTGAAACTCTGTCTCAGTTCCCCCCAGAGAAACTCCCTCCAAAGAAGAAGAGACTGCGCTTAGCTGACTTGGAGCACTCCTCTGGCGAGTCTAGCTTTGAGTCGGCTTGTACGAGCCTCTCCCGGAGCCCCAGTCAAGACAGCAATTTATCCTACTGCTCCAGCTTCTCGTTTGAccgagaggagaaagagagagaggttatccCGAAGCCAGCTTCCCCGGCGGCTAGACAGGATGAGTTTGGCAAAGCGTTGGAGTTCTTAGCGGTGCCAGGAAGCGGccactccctctctgtcctgaACCAACGTCAACAACATGAAATGAGACGTACCTCTTCAGAACAGGCACCGTGCCACTCCCAGTGCAGAGAGCTCCCAGAGGTCCGCAGCGTATCGTTTGACTACGGCAGTCTCTCTCCAACGGCCAAAGTTAGACATGCGGAACTCAGCGCCAGCTACTCAGAGCCCAGACGGGGTAACTTGGTAAGACAGGAGTCCTTGAATGTTAACCTTGAATTTGCACATCCAGTCCTTCCGCTAAATATTCTTCCTCAGTACCTCAGCAGTGCCCTGTCGTTCTCAGCCACCGCTCTGCACTCTCAGTCTCTGCCAATGTTCGCCCCTCAGCCATCACACTCTGGTCTCCTAGTTCCTGTTAGAATCCAGACGCACGTGCCATCCTATGGTAGCATCACATACACCACTGTGTCCCAAATTGTAGATGATCCATTCAAAAGCGTTAACTCCACCAGAACCTCTTTTCTCACTTCTCACTTCGCAAATTTAGCCACAAATTTGGATACATCTAATCTATTATTAGGACACCCTCGAGGACTGTTGACCAGCCCAGTCCAGGTTCAAGTTCTAGATCTGCCCCCAGCTAAGCTGAAGACAggcatccctctctccctgacctCCAGGACGATCTCCACCACCAACTGTGGGTCCAGTGGTGGGTCCAACAAGCGCATGTTGTCTCCGGCCAGTAGCTTGGACCTGTTCATGGAAGTCAAACAGCAGAAACGCGTCAAAGAGGAGAAAATGTACGGTGAGATAGTGGAGGAGTTGGGTGCTGTGGAGTTAGGGAACTATAATGTGACTGAAGAGAACAAGCAGAGTTTAAAGTCAGAGTTTCAAAGTGACACCAACCAGGGAGCATCACTGTCAGGCTTTCCTTCAAAATCCTCTTTGTCTCCGTCATCCTCGCTTCATTCTCATAACGAGCCAGCAAGTGGAAGCTTCATCTCACCTCAGCAACAAGGGTCAGAAAGTCCTGATTCCCCTATGGATAACTCCCCAACAGAAGCAAGCCTACATCCACATGCTCTGCTTTCTCTAAAGGATTTCAATGAGTCTGGCATGGACAGCAAGGCACAGATGGAGGTGCTGGTGCAGCTAGTCAAAGGTCAGGGCATCCTCATCTCTGACGGGGAAAACACCAAACGGATATCTCAATTTCCAAGTCTCCGCACAATGACAGCTGTGAGTTGGTGCTATCTGAACTACACCAAGCCAAACAGCACTCACAGcagctctcccctgtcctctgtgTACGCTACGTGGTGCATCAGTTCCCATAACCCCAACCCTCCTAACCTCAACACCAGTGCCACCTTGGCTCTGCTTCGCTCCAAACAGACGACTAACACATGGGTATACACAATGGCTGCCATGTACCAACCTGGGACTGGGAAGCTGGTCTCCTCCTCACTCTTATGGAGACAGCAGCTCGGGCTG CTACAGAGCAAACCAGAGCTCAAAGAGCTGGAAGGGAGCTCCTATGGAAGGAAAGTGAAGGATGCCAGCTGCAGGGTAAAAGCAGGGAAGGAGGactggaaagagagggaggtctCCTCGAAACAAACAGCAGcgccaacaccaacaccaacgccaacaccaacaccaacaccaacccgGATCAAAATATTTGAAGGAGG GTTCAAGTCCAATGAGGACTATGTGTACGTGAGAGGCCGAGGCCGGGGGAAGTATATCTGTGAGGAGTGTGGCATCCGCTGTAAGAAACCTAGCATGCTGAAGAAACACATACGCACCCATACTGACGTCAGACCCTACGTCTGCAGGGTCTGCAACTTCGCTTTCAAAACTAAAG GAAACCTGACCAAGCATATGAAGTCAAAGGCTCACATGAAGAAGTGTCTTGAACTTGGGGTGTCAGTCACAGTGGATGATACAGAGACACTGGAATCTG ATGACATCCAGCAAGACTTGAAGACCGGGGTCTTGAGCGCAGCCAAACACCAGTTCTCAGATGCAGACGACTCCGATGGCATGGATGAAGAGATCGACGATATCGACGAAGATGACGATGACGATGATGACTACGACTGTGACTCTACTCCCAAGATCCTTTCCCGGAGCACCAGCCCTCAACCCTGTGGCGTAGCCTCTCTGTCGGTCACAGCTACCGCCGTCATCCAGGGTGCGTCGTCAGACGTCCATGGCTGTCCCCTTAGTACCTTCCATCCCCTCCCCAGCTGCCTCTCAACCTACACCCTGCCTAGCGTCGATatccacccccacccccatcccACTTCCACCCTGCCGGGCATCGATGTCCACCCCCATCCCGGTCCCCCTTCCACGGTCAGGAGGACAGGGCCAGACCGGAGAACTGTCTTGGCCTCCAGCCTGGACAAGGAAGACTGTAGCCTGGCCATGCTGTCTCCTGACCAGGGCTGTCTGTTCTTCGACCCCTACCCCACCTGTCTGCTGTCCCCCGGCTGGGAGTCCCCTCTGAGGGAACCGCCTAACTCCCGCCTCGGCTACCCCTCACCCCGGAGAGACCTCTCCTCCCGGGGACGCTCCTCACCTCGATGGGACACCTCCCCGCTGAGGCCCAGCTCCCCCAACCTCACCCCCATCCAGCACCTCTTCCCGGCCTGTATGGAGAGGCCCCTGTCCCCAGGTGGAGTGGACCTGgctgggaggagacagagggtggTGCTCAGGGCTGTGTCTCCACGTAGAGGGGGCTCACAACATAGAGACTCTGGGGATAAAACCAGGCAGCAAGCCAAGGCTGAAGTGGTTCAGCAGGGAGGAGCCATTGAAATGGATATG GATCAGAGGAGAAGcgtgcctccctgcctgcctgggtCCACCTGCTCCAGTTGTCCCCGTCAGAACCTCTTCAGCCACCTCCCCCTACACTCTCAGCAGCAGGCTGGGACTCTCCTACCCATGGTGCCTATCGGAGGGATCCAGGTACTGCGCTCCCTGCCCTCCTGCAGCTCTGACCGGACCCATCTGTCAGCCCTATCCCCTCAAGAGACTGAGCTCCACCAGGACAGCACTAAGGAGGGATCTGTTCGTCTGGCAGCCCTCGGTGCAGAGGACTCAGGAGCCCagcagcaggggagagagagggggatggagagggagagggagatggagaggggggtggagagggagaccgggatggagagggagaggctaTCCCCCCTCCAGACACCCTGGGACTCTGAGGAGGAGAACccccctgtctctgtcctcaCGTTCAGGAACCCTAAGCAGGAAGAGGTTCTTCAGACCTGCACCAAGGCCATCGCCTCCCTCAGGATCACCTCTGAAGAGCATCTATAG